A single Macaca mulatta isolate MMU2019108-1 chromosome 11, T2T-MMU8v2.0, whole genome shotgun sequence DNA region contains:
- the AMHR2 gene encoding anti-Muellerian hormone type-2 receptor isoform X9: protein MLGSLGLWALLPTAVEAPPNRRTCVFFEAPGVQGSTKTLGELLDTGPELPRAIRCLYSRCCFGIWNLTQDRAQVEMQGCRDSDEPGCESLHCDPSPRAHPSPGSTLFTCSCGTDFCNANYSHLPPPGSPGTPGSQGPQAAPGESIWMALVLLGLFLLLLLLLGSIILALLQRKNYRVRSEPVPKPGPDLGRDWSVELQELPELCFSQVIREGGHAVVWAGQLQGKLVAIKAFPPRSVAQFQAERALYELPGLQHDHIVRFITASWGGPGPMLSGPLLVLELHPKGSLYHYLTQHTSDWGSSLRMALSLAQGLAFLHEERWQNGQYKPGIAHRDLSSQNVLIREDGSCAIGDLGLALVLPGLTQPPAWTPTQPQGPAAIMEDPDGLRELLEDCWDADPEARLTAECVQQRLAALAHPQESHFPESCPRGCTPLCPEDCTSTPAPTILPCRPQRSACHFNVQQGPCSRNPQPACTLSPM from the exons ATGCTAGGGTCTCTGGGGCTTTGGGCATTACTTCCCACAGCTGTGGAAG CACCCCCAAACAGGCGAACTTGTGTGTTCTTTGAGGCCCCTGGAGTGCAGGGAAGCACAAAGACACTGGGAGAGCTGCTAGATACAGGCCCAGAGCTCCCTAGAGCTATCCGCTGCCTCTACAGCCGCTGCTGCTTTGGGATCTGGAACCTGACCCAAGACCGGGCACAGGTGGAAATGCAAG GATGCCGAGACAGTGATGAGCCAGGCTGTGAGTCCCTCCACTGTGACCCAAGTCCCCGAGCCCACCCCAGCCCTGGCTCCACTCTCTTCACCTGCTCCTGTGGCACTGACTTCTGCAATGCCAATTACAGCCATCTGCCTCCTCCAGGGAGCCCTGGGACTCCTGGCTCCCAGGGTCCCCAGGCTGCCCCAG GTGAGTCCATCTGGATGGCACTGGTGCTGCTGGGGCTGTTccttctcctcctgctgctgctgggcAGCATCATCTTGG CCCTGCTACAGCGAAAGAACTACAGAGTGCGAAGTGAACCAGTGCCAAAGCCAGGGCCAGACTTGGGCAGGGACTGGAGTGTGGAGCTGCAGGAGCTGCCCGAGCTGTGCTTCTCCCAG GTAATCCGGGAAGGAGGTCATGCAGTGGTTTGGGCCGGGCAGCTGCAAGGCAAACTGGTTGCCATCAAGGCCTTTCCACCGAGGTCTGTGGCTCAGTTCCAAGCTGAGAGAGCATTGTACGAACTTCCAGGCCTACAGCACGACCACATTGTCCGATTTATCACCGCCAGCTGGGGGGGCCCTGGCCCCATGCTCTCTGGGCCCCTGCTGGTACTGGAACTGCATCCCAAG GGCTCCCTGTACCACTACTTGACCCAGCACACCAGTGACTGGGGAAGTTCCCTGCGGATGGCACTGTCcctggcccagggcctggcatTTCTCCATGAGGAGCGCTGGCAGAATG GCCAATATAAACCAGGTATTGCCCACCGAGATCTGAGCAGCCAGAATGTGCTCATTCGGGAAGATGGATCGTGTGCCATTGGAGACCTGGGCCTTGCCTTGGTGCTCCCTGGCCTCACTCAGCCCCCTGCCTGGACCCCTACTCAACCACAAGGCCCAGCTGCCATCATGGAA GATCCTGATGGGCTGAGGGAGCTCCTAGAAGACTGTTGGGATGCAGACCCAGAAGCACGGCTGACGGCTGAGTGTGTACAGCAGCGCCTGGCTGCCCTGGCCCATCCTCAGGAGAGCCACTTTCCGGAGAGCTGTCCACGTGGCTGCACACCTCTCTGCCCAGAAGACTGTACTTCAACTCCTGCCCCTACCATCCTGCCCTGTAGGCCTCAGCGGAGTGCCTGCCACTTCAATGTTCAGCAAGGCCCTTGTTCCAGGAATCCTCAGCCTGCCTGTACCCTTTCTCCTATGTAA
- the AMHR2 gene encoding anti-Muellerian hormone type-2 receptor isoform X12, protein MLGSLGLWALLPTAVEAPPNRRTCVFFEAPGVQGSTKTLGELLDTGPELPRAIRCLYSRCCFGIWNLTQDRAQVEMQGCRDSDEPGCESLHCDPSPRAHPSPGSTLFTCSCGTDFCNANYSHLPPPGSPGTPGSQGPQAAPGESIWMALVLLGLFLLLLLLLGSIILALLQRKNYRVRSEPVPKPGPDLGRDWSVELQELPELCFSQVPQGGREGILWALLEVVLGRKPGPIIAQRPTLSTVSLPGLQHDHIVRFITASWGGPGPMLSGPLLVLELHPKGSLYHYLTQHTSDWGSSLRMALSLAQGLAFLHEERWQNGQYKPGIAHRDLSSQNVLIREDGSCAIGDLGLALVLPGLTQPPAWTPTQPQGPAAIMETAVHHPSNWPMRQNWAIPLPLMSYGPWQCKRGGVPTSHPPGAALLQILMG, encoded by the exons ATGCTAGGGTCTCTGGGGCTTTGGGCATTACTTCCCACAGCTGTGGAAG CACCCCCAAACAGGCGAACTTGTGTGTTCTTTGAGGCCCCTGGAGTGCAGGGAAGCACAAAGACACTGGGAGAGCTGCTAGATACAGGCCCAGAGCTCCCTAGAGCTATCCGCTGCCTCTACAGCCGCTGCTGCTTTGGGATCTGGAACCTGACCCAAGACCGGGCACAGGTGGAAATGCAAG GATGCCGAGACAGTGATGAGCCAGGCTGTGAGTCCCTCCACTGTGACCCAAGTCCCCGAGCCCACCCCAGCCCTGGCTCCACTCTCTTCACCTGCTCCTGTGGCACTGACTTCTGCAATGCCAATTACAGCCATCTGCCTCCTCCAGGGAGCCCTGGGACTCCTGGCTCCCAGGGTCCCCAGGCTGCCCCAG GTGAGTCCATCTGGATGGCACTGGTGCTGCTGGGGCTGTTccttctcctcctgctgctgctgggcAGCATCATCTTGG CCCTGCTACAGCGAAAGAACTACAGAGTGCGAAGTGAACCAGTGCCAAAGCCAGGGCCAGACTTGGGCAGGGACTGGAGTGTGGAGCTGCAGGAGCTGCCCGAGCTGTGCTTCTCCCAGGTGCcccagggagggagagaagggatcCTCTGGGCACTCCTGGAGGTTGTGCTGGGGAGGAAGCCTGGCCCTATTATAGCTCAGAGGCCCACACTCAGCACAGTGTCCCTACCAG GCCTACAGCACGACCACATTGTCCGATTTATCACCGCCAGCTGGGGGGGCCCTGGCCCCATGCTCTCTGGGCCCCTGCTGGTACTGGAACTGCATCCCAAG GGCTCCCTGTACCACTACTTGACCCAGCACACCAGTGACTGGGGAAGTTCCCTGCGGATGGCACTGTCcctggcccagggcctggcatTTCTCCATGAGGAGCGCTGGCAGAATG GCCAATATAAACCAGGTATTGCCCACCGAGATCTGAGCAGCCAGAATGTGCTCATTCGGGAAGATGGATCGTGTGCCATTGGAGACCTGGGCCTTGCCTTGGTGCTCCCTGGCCTCACTCAGCCCCCTGCCTGGACCCCTACTCAACCACAAGGCCCAGCTGCCATCATGGAA ACAGCAGTCCACCACCCTTCCAACTGGCCTATGAGGCAGAACTGGGCAATACCCCTACCTCTGATGAGCTATGGGCCTTGGCAGTGCAAGAGAGGAGGCGTCCCTACATCCCATCCACCTGGCGCTGCTTTGCTACA GATCCTGATGGGCTGA
- the AMHR2 gene encoding anti-Muellerian hormone type-2 receptor isoform X4 has translation MLGSLGLWALLPTAVEAPPNRRTCVFFEAPGVQGSTKTLGELLDTGPELPRAIRCLYSRCCFGIWNLTQDRAQVEMQGCRDSDEPGCESLHCDPSPRAHPSPGSTLFTCSCGTDFCNANYSHLPPPGSPGTPGSQGPQAAPGESIWMALVLLGLFLLLLLLLGSIILALLQRKNYRVRSEPVPKPGPDLGRDWSVELQELPELCFSQVPQGGREGILWALLEVVLGRKPGPIIAQRPTLSTVSLPGLQHDHIVRFITASWGGPGPMLSGPLLVLELHPKGSLYHYLTQHTSDWGSSLRMALSLAQGLAFLHEERWQNGQYKPGIAHRDLSSQNVLIREDGSCAIGDLGLALVLPGLTQPPAWTPTQPQGPAAIMEAGTQRYMAPELLDKTLDLQDWGMALRRADIYSLALLLWEILSRCPDLRPDSSPPPFQLAYEAELGNTPTSDELWALAVQERRRPYIPSTWRCFATDPDGLRELLEDCWDADPEARLTAECVQQRLAALAHPQESHFPESCPRGCTPLCPEDCTSTPAPTILPCRPQRSACHFNVQQGPCSRNPQPACTLSPM, from the exons ATGCTAGGGTCTCTGGGGCTTTGGGCATTACTTCCCACAGCTGTGGAAG CACCCCCAAACAGGCGAACTTGTGTGTTCTTTGAGGCCCCTGGAGTGCAGGGAAGCACAAAGACACTGGGAGAGCTGCTAGATACAGGCCCAGAGCTCCCTAGAGCTATCCGCTGCCTCTACAGCCGCTGCTGCTTTGGGATCTGGAACCTGACCCAAGACCGGGCACAGGTGGAAATGCAAG GATGCCGAGACAGTGATGAGCCAGGCTGTGAGTCCCTCCACTGTGACCCAAGTCCCCGAGCCCACCCCAGCCCTGGCTCCACTCTCTTCACCTGCTCCTGTGGCACTGACTTCTGCAATGCCAATTACAGCCATCTGCCTCCTCCAGGGAGCCCTGGGACTCCTGGCTCCCAGGGTCCCCAGGCTGCCCCAG GTGAGTCCATCTGGATGGCACTGGTGCTGCTGGGGCTGTTccttctcctcctgctgctgctgggcAGCATCATCTTGG CCCTGCTACAGCGAAAGAACTACAGAGTGCGAAGTGAACCAGTGCCAAAGCCAGGGCCAGACTTGGGCAGGGACTGGAGTGTGGAGCTGCAGGAGCTGCCCGAGCTGTGCTTCTCCCAGGTGCcccagggagggagagaagggatcCTCTGGGCACTCCTGGAGGTTGTGCTGGGGAGGAAGCCTGGCCCTATTATAGCTCAGAGGCCCACACTCAGCACAGTGTCCCTACCAG GCCTACAGCACGACCACATTGTCCGATTTATCACCGCCAGCTGGGGGGGCCCTGGCCCCATGCTCTCTGGGCCCCTGCTGGTACTGGAACTGCATCCCAAG GGCTCCCTGTACCACTACTTGACCCAGCACACCAGTGACTGGGGAAGTTCCCTGCGGATGGCACTGTCcctggcccagggcctggcatTTCTCCATGAGGAGCGCTGGCAGAATG GCCAATATAAACCAGGTATTGCCCACCGAGATCTGAGCAGCCAGAATGTGCTCATTCGGGAAGATGGATCGTGTGCCATTGGAGACCTGGGCCTTGCCTTGGTGCTCCCTGGCCTCACTCAGCCCCCTGCCTGGACCCCTACTCAACCACAAGGCCCAGCTGCCATCATGGAA GCTGGCACCCAGAGGTACATGGCACCAGAGCTCTTGGACAAGACTCTGGACCTACAAGATTGGGGCATGGCCCTCCGACGAGCTGATATTTACTCTTTGGCTCTGCTCCTGTGGGAGATACTGAGCCGCTGCCCAGATTTGAGGCCTG ACAGCAGTCCACCACCCTTCCAACTGGCCTATGAGGCAGAACTGGGCAATACCCCTACCTCTGATGAGCTATGGGCCTTGGCAGTGCAAGAGAGGAGGCGTCCCTACATCCCATCCACCTGGCGCTGCTTTGCTACA GATCCTGATGGGCTGAGGGAGCTCCTAGAAGACTGTTGGGATGCAGACCCAGAAGCACGGCTGACGGCTGAGTGTGTACAGCAGCGCCTGGCTGCCCTGGCCCATCCTCAGGAGAGCCACTTTCCGGAGAGCTGTCCACGTGGCTGCACACCTCTCTGCCCAGAAGACTGTACTTCAACTCCTGCCCCTACCATCCTGCCCTGTAGGCCTCAGCGGAGTGCCTGCCACTTCAATGTTCAGCAAGGCCCTTGTTCCAGGAATCCTCAGCCTGCCTGTACCCTTTCTCCTATGTAA
- the AMHR2 gene encoding anti-Muellerian hormone type-2 receptor isoform X13 → MLGSLGLWALLPTAVEAPPNRRTCVFFEAPGVQGSTKTLGELLDTGPELPRAIRCLYSRCCFGIWNLTQDRAQVEMQGCRDSDEPGCESLHCDPSPRAHPSPGSTLFTCSCGTDFCNANYSHLPPPGSPGTPGSQGPQAAPGESIWMALVLLGLFLLLLLLLGSIILALLQRKNYRVRSEPVPKPGPDLGRDWSVELQELPELCFSQVIREGGHAVVWAGQLQGKLVAIKAFPPRSVAQFQAERALYELPGLQHDHIVRFITASWGGPGPMLSGPLLVLELHPKGSLYHYLTQHTSDWGSSLRMALSLAQGLAFLHEERWQNGQYKPGIAHRDLSSQNVLIREDGSCAIGDLGLALVLPGLTQPPAWTPTQPQGPAAIMEAGTQRYMAPELLDKTLDLQDWGMALRRADIYSLALLLWEILSRCPDLRPAVHHPSNWPMRQNWAIPLPLMSYGPWQCKRGGVPTSHPPGAALLQILMG, encoded by the exons ATGCTAGGGTCTCTGGGGCTTTGGGCATTACTTCCCACAGCTGTGGAAG CACCCCCAAACAGGCGAACTTGTGTGTTCTTTGAGGCCCCTGGAGTGCAGGGAAGCACAAAGACACTGGGAGAGCTGCTAGATACAGGCCCAGAGCTCCCTAGAGCTATCCGCTGCCTCTACAGCCGCTGCTGCTTTGGGATCTGGAACCTGACCCAAGACCGGGCACAGGTGGAAATGCAAG GATGCCGAGACAGTGATGAGCCAGGCTGTGAGTCCCTCCACTGTGACCCAAGTCCCCGAGCCCACCCCAGCCCTGGCTCCACTCTCTTCACCTGCTCCTGTGGCACTGACTTCTGCAATGCCAATTACAGCCATCTGCCTCCTCCAGGGAGCCCTGGGACTCCTGGCTCCCAGGGTCCCCAGGCTGCCCCAG GTGAGTCCATCTGGATGGCACTGGTGCTGCTGGGGCTGTTccttctcctcctgctgctgctgggcAGCATCATCTTGG CCCTGCTACAGCGAAAGAACTACAGAGTGCGAAGTGAACCAGTGCCAAAGCCAGGGCCAGACTTGGGCAGGGACTGGAGTGTGGAGCTGCAGGAGCTGCCCGAGCTGTGCTTCTCCCAG GTAATCCGGGAAGGAGGTCATGCAGTGGTTTGGGCCGGGCAGCTGCAAGGCAAACTGGTTGCCATCAAGGCCTTTCCACCGAGGTCTGTGGCTCAGTTCCAAGCTGAGAGAGCATTGTACGAACTTCCAGGCCTACAGCACGACCACATTGTCCGATTTATCACCGCCAGCTGGGGGGGCCCTGGCCCCATGCTCTCTGGGCCCCTGCTGGTACTGGAACTGCATCCCAAG GGCTCCCTGTACCACTACTTGACCCAGCACACCAGTGACTGGGGAAGTTCCCTGCGGATGGCACTGTCcctggcccagggcctggcatTTCTCCATGAGGAGCGCTGGCAGAATG GCCAATATAAACCAGGTATTGCCCACCGAGATCTGAGCAGCCAGAATGTGCTCATTCGGGAAGATGGATCGTGTGCCATTGGAGACCTGGGCCTTGCCTTGGTGCTCCCTGGCCTCACTCAGCCCCCTGCCTGGACCCCTACTCAACCACAAGGCCCAGCTGCCATCATGGAA GCTGGCACCCAGAGGTACATGGCACCAGAGCTCTTGGACAAGACTCTGGACCTACAAGATTGGGGCATGGCCCTCCGACGAGCTGATATTTACTCTTTGGCTCTGCTCCTGTGGGAGATACTGAGCCGCTGCCCAGATTTGAGGCCTG CAGTCCACCACCCTTCCAACTGGCCTATGAGGCAGAACTGGGCAATACCCCTACCTCTGATGAGCTATGGGCCTTGGCAGTGCAAGAGAGGAGGCGTCCCTACATCCCATCCACCTGGCGCTGCTTTGCTACA GATCCTGATGGGCTGA
- the AMHR2 gene encoding anti-Muellerian hormone type-2 receptor isoform X11, producing MLGSLGLWALLPTAVEAPPNRRTCVFFEAPGVQGSTKTLGELLDTGPELPRAIRCLYSRCCFGIWNLTQDRAQVEMQGCRDSDEPGCESLHCDPSPRAHPSPGSTLFTCSCGTDFCNANYSHLPPPGSPGTPGSQGPQAAPGESIWMALVLLGLFLLLLLLLGSIILALLQRKNYRVRSEPVPKPGPDLGRDWSVELQELPELCFSQVIREGGHAVVWAGQLQGKLVAIKAFPPRSVAQFQAERALYELPGLQHDHIVRFITASWGGPGPMLSGPLLVLELHPKGSLYHYLTQHTSDWGSSLRMALSLAQGLAFLHEERWQNGQYKPGIAHRDLSSQNVLIREDGSCAIGDLGLALVLPGLTQPPAWTPTQPQGPAAIMETAVHHPSNWPMRQNWAIPLPLMSYGPWQCKRGGVPTSHPPGAALLQILMG from the exons ATGCTAGGGTCTCTGGGGCTTTGGGCATTACTTCCCACAGCTGTGGAAG CACCCCCAAACAGGCGAACTTGTGTGTTCTTTGAGGCCCCTGGAGTGCAGGGAAGCACAAAGACACTGGGAGAGCTGCTAGATACAGGCCCAGAGCTCCCTAGAGCTATCCGCTGCCTCTACAGCCGCTGCTGCTTTGGGATCTGGAACCTGACCCAAGACCGGGCACAGGTGGAAATGCAAG GATGCCGAGACAGTGATGAGCCAGGCTGTGAGTCCCTCCACTGTGACCCAAGTCCCCGAGCCCACCCCAGCCCTGGCTCCACTCTCTTCACCTGCTCCTGTGGCACTGACTTCTGCAATGCCAATTACAGCCATCTGCCTCCTCCAGGGAGCCCTGGGACTCCTGGCTCCCAGGGTCCCCAGGCTGCCCCAG GTGAGTCCATCTGGATGGCACTGGTGCTGCTGGGGCTGTTccttctcctcctgctgctgctgggcAGCATCATCTTGG CCCTGCTACAGCGAAAGAACTACAGAGTGCGAAGTGAACCAGTGCCAAAGCCAGGGCCAGACTTGGGCAGGGACTGGAGTGTGGAGCTGCAGGAGCTGCCCGAGCTGTGCTTCTCCCAG GTAATCCGGGAAGGAGGTCATGCAGTGGTTTGGGCCGGGCAGCTGCAAGGCAAACTGGTTGCCATCAAGGCCTTTCCACCGAGGTCTGTGGCTCAGTTCCAAGCTGAGAGAGCATTGTACGAACTTCCAGGCCTACAGCACGACCACATTGTCCGATTTATCACCGCCAGCTGGGGGGGCCCTGGCCCCATGCTCTCTGGGCCCCTGCTGGTACTGGAACTGCATCCCAAG GGCTCCCTGTACCACTACTTGACCCAGCACACCAGTGACTGGGGAAGTTCCCTGCGGATGGCACTGTCcctggcccagggcctggcatTTCTCCATGAGGAGCGCTGGCAGAATG GCCAATATAAACCAGGTATTGCCCACCGAGATCTGAGCAGCCAGAATGTGCTCATTCGGGAAGATGGATCGTGTGCCATTGGAGACCTGGGCCTTGCCTTGGTGCTCCCTGGCCTCACTCAGCCCCCTGCCTGGACCCCTACTCAACCACAAGGCCCAGCTGCCATCATGGAA ACAGCAGTCCACCACCCTTCCAACTGGCCTATGAGGCAGAACTGGGCAATACCCCTACCTCTGATGAGCTATGGGCCTTGGCAGTGCAAGAGAGGAGGCGTCCCTACATCCCATCCACCTGGCGCTGCTTTGCTACA GATCCTGATGGGCTGA
- the AMHR2 gene encoding anti-Muellerian hormone type-2 receptor isoform X3: MLGSLGLWALLPTAVEAPPNRRTCVFFEAPGVQGSTKTLGELLDTGPELPRAIRCLYSRCCFGIWNLTQDRAQVEMQGCRDSDEPGCESLHCDPSPRAHPSPGSTLFTCSCGTDFCNANYSHLPPPGSPGTPGSQGPQAAPGESIWMALVLLGLFLLLLLLLGSIILALLQRKNYRVRSEPVPKPGPDLGRDWSVELQELPELCFSQVIREGGHAVVWAGQLQGKLVAIKAFPPRSVAQFQAERALYELPGLQHDHIVRFITASWGGPGPMLSGPLLVLELHPKGSLYHYLTQHTSDWGSSLRMALSLAQGLAFLHEERWQNGQYKPGIAHRDLSSQNVLIREDGSCAIGDLGLALVLPGLTQPPAWTPTQPQGPAAIMEAGTQRYMAPELLDKTLDLQDWGMALRRADIYSLALLLWEILSRCPDLRPDSSPPPFQLAYEAELGNTPTSDELWALAVQERRRPYIPSTWRCFATDPDGLRELLEDCWDADPEARLTAECVQQRLAALAHPQESHFPESCPRGCTPLCPEDCTSTPAPTILPCRPQRSACHFNVQQGPCSRNPQPACTLSPM; this comes from the exons ATGCTAGGGTCTCTGGGGCTTTGGGCATTACTTCCCACAGCTGTGGAAG CACCCCCAAACAGGCGAACTTGTGTGTTCTTTGAGGCCCCTGGAGTGCAGGGAAGCACAAAGACACTGGGAGAGCTGCTAGATACAGGCCCAGAGCTCCCTAGAGCTATCCGCTGCCTCTACAGCCGCTGCTGCTTTGGGATCTGGAACCTGACCCAAGACCGGGCACAGGTGGAAATGCAAG GATGCCGAGACAGTGATGAGCCAGGCTGTGAGTCCCTCCACTGTGACCCAAGTCCCCGAGCCCACCCCAGCCCTGGCTCCACTCTCTTCACCTGCTCCTGTGGCACTGACTTCTGCAATGCCAATTACAGCCATCTGCCTCCTCCAGGGAGCCCTGGGACTCCTGGCTCCCAGGGTCCCCAGGCTGCCCCAG GTGAGTCCATCTGGATGGCACTGGTGCTGCTGGGGCTGTTccttctcctcctgctgctgctgggcAGCATCATCTTGG CCCTGCTACAGCGAAAGAACTACAGAGTGCGAAGTGAACCAGTGCCAAAGCCAGGGCCAGACTTGGGCAGGGACTGGAGTGTGGAGCTGCAGGAGCTGCCCGAGCTGTGCTTCTCCCAG GTAATCCGGGAAGGAGGTCATGCAGTGGTTTGGGCCGGGCAGCTGCAAGGCAAACTGGTTGCCATCAAGGCCTTTCCACCGAGGTCTGTGGCTCAGTTCCAAGCTGAGAGAGCATTGTACGAACTTCCAGGCCTACAGCACGACCACATTGTCCGATTTATCACCGCCAGCTGGGGGGGCCCTGGCCCCATGCTCTCTGGGCCCCTGCTGGTACTGGAACTGCATCCCAAG GGCTCCCTGTACCACTACTTGACCCAGCACACCAGTGACTGGGGAAGTTCCCTGCGGATGGCACTGTCcctggcccagggcctggcatTTCTCCATGAGGAGCGCTGGCAGAATG GCCAATATAAACCAGGTATTGCCCACCGAGATCTGAGCAGCCAGAATGTGCTCATTCGGGAAGATGGATCGTGTGCCATTGGAGACCTGGGCCTTGCCTTGGTGCTCCCTGGCCTCACTCAGCCCCCTGCCTGGACCCCTACTCAACCACAAGGCCCAGCTGCCATCATGGAA GCTGGCACCCAGAGGTACATGGCACCAGAGCTCTTGGACAAGACTCTGGACCTACAAGATTGGGGCATGGCCCTCCGACGAGCTGATATTTACTCTTTGGCTCTGCTCCTGTGGGAGATACTGAGCCGCTGCCCAGATTTGAGGCCTG ACAGCAGTCCACCACCCTTCCAACTGGCCTATGAGGCAGAACTGGGCAATACCCCTACCTCTGATGAGCTATGGGCCTTGGCAGTGCAAGAGAGGAGGCGTCCCTACATCCCATCCACCTGGCGCTGCTTTGCTACA GATCCTGATGGGCTGAGGGAGCTCCTAGAAGACTGTTGGGATGCAGACCCAGAAGCACGGCTGACGGCTGAGTGTGTACAGCAGCGCCTGGCTGCCCTGGCCCATCCTCAGGAGAGCCACTTTCCGGAGAGCTGTCCACGTGGCTGCACACCTCTCTGCCCAGAAGACTGTACTTCAACTCCTGCCCCTACCATCCTGCCCTGTAGGCCTCAGCGGAGTGCCTGCCACTTCAATGTTCAGCAAGGCCCTTGTTCCAGGAATCCTCAGCCTGCCTGTACCCTTTCTCCTATGTAA
- the AMHR2 gene encoding anti-Muellerian hormone type-2 receptor isoform X6 — protein sequence MLGSLGLWALLPTAVEAPPNRRTCVFFEAPGVQGSTKTLGELLDTGPELPRAIRCLYSRCCFGIWNLTQDRAQVEMQGCRDSDEPGCESLHCDPSPRAHPSPGSTLFTCSCGTDFCNANYSHLPPPGSPGTPGSQGPQAAPALLQRKNYRVRSEPVPKPGPDLGRDWSVELQELPELCFSQVIREGGHAVVWAGQLQGKLVAIKAFPPRSVAQFQAERALYELPGLQHDHIVRFITASWGGPGPMLSGPLLVLELHPKGSLYHYLTQHTSDWGSSLRMALSLAQGLAFLHEERWQNGQYKPGIAHRDLSSQNVLIREDGSCAIGDLGLALVLPGLTQPPAWTPTQPQGPAAIMEAGTQRYMAPELLDKTLDLQDWGMALRRADIYSLALLLWEILSRCPDLRPDSSPPPFQLAYEAELGNTPTSDELWALAVQERRRPYIPSTWRCFATDPDGLRELLEDCWDADPEARLTAECVQQRLAALAHPQESHFPESCPRGCTPLCPEDCTSTPAPTILPCRPQRSACHFNVQQGPCSRNPQPACTLSPM from the exons ATGCTAGGGTCTCTGGGGCTTTGGGCATTACTTCCCACAGCTGTGGAAG CACCCCCAAACAGGCGAACTTGTGTGTTCTTTGAGGCCCCTGGAGTGCAGGGAAGCACAAAGACACTGGGAGAGCTGCTAGATACAGGCCCAGAGCTCCCTAGAGCTATCCGCTGCCTCTACAGCCGCTGCTGCTTTGGGATCTGGAACCTGACCCAAGACCGGGCACAGGTGGAAATGCAAG GATGCCGAGACAGTGATGAGCCAGGCTGTGAGTCCCTCCACTGTGACCCAAGTCCCCGAGCCCACCCCAGCCCTGGCTCCACTCTCTTCACCTGCTCCTGTGGCACTGACTTCTGCAATGCCAATTACAGCCATCTGCCTCCTCCAGGGAGCCCTGGGACTCCTGGCTCCCAGGGTCCCCAGGCTGCCCCAG CCCTGCTACAGCGAAAGAACTACAGAGTGCGAAGTGAACCAGTGCCAAAGCCAGGGCCAGACTTGGGCAGGGACTGGAGTGTGGAGCTGCAGGAGCTGCCCGAGCTGTGCTTCTCCCAG GTAATCCGGGAAGGAGGTCATGCAGTGGTTTGGGCCGGGCAGCTGCAAGGCAAACTGGTTGCCATCAAGGCCTTTCCACCGAGGTCTGTGGCTCAGTTCCAAGCTGAGAGAGCATTGTACGAACTTCCAGGCCTACAGCACGACCACATTGTCCGATTTATCACCGCCAGCTGGGGGGGCCCTGGCCCCATGCTCTCTGGGCCCCTGCTGGTACTGGAACTGCATCCCAAG GGCTCCCTGTACCACTACTTGACCCAGCACACCAGTGACTGGGGAAGTTCCCTGCGGATGGCACTGTCcctggcccagggcctggcatTTCTCCATGAGGAGCGCTGGCAGAATG GCCAATATAAACCAGGTATTGCCCACCGAGATCTGAGCAGCCAGAATGTGCTCATTCGGGAAGATGGATCGTGTGCCATTGGAGACCTGGGCCTTGCCTTGGTGCTCCCTGGCCTCACTCAGCCCCCTGCCTGGACCCCTACTCAACCACAAGGCCCAGCTGCCATCATGGAA GCTGGCACCCAGAGGTACATGGCACCAGAGCTCTTGGACAAGACTCTGGACCTACAAGATTGGGGCATGGCCCTCCGACGAGCTGATATTTACTCTTTGGCTCTGCTCCTGTGGGAGATACTGAGCCGCTGCCCAGATTTGAGGCCTG ACAGCAGTCCACCACCCTTCCAACTGGCCTATGAGGCAGAACTGGGCAATACCCCTACCTCTGATGAGCTATGGGCCTTGGCAGTGCAAGAGAGGAGGCGTCCCTACATCCCATCCACCTGGCGCTGCTTTGCTACA GATCCTGATGGGCTGAGGGAGCTCCTAGAAGACTGTTGGGATGCAGACCCAGAAGCACGGCTGACGGCTGAGTGTGTACAGCAGCGCCTGGCTGCCCTGGCCCATCCTCAGGAGAGCCACTTTCCGGAGAGCTGTCCACGTGGCTGCACACCTCTCTGCCCAGAAGACTGTACTTCAACTCCTGCCCCTACCATCCTGCCCTGTAGGCCTCAGCGGAGTGCCTGCCACTTCAATGTTCAGCAAGGCCCTTGTTCCAGGAATCCTCAGCCTGCCTGTACCCTTTCTCCTATGTAA